From Desulfuromonas soudanensis, the proteins below share one genomic window:
- a CDS encoding sulfite exporter TauE/SafE family protein has product MHVYSLQIILLLTLLGSLAGFLAGLLGIGGGIILVPLFLWVFPLCGFSPEIVVHAAFGTSLAIIIPTSVSSTLGHRKQGNVDWHQVMPLVSGGLVGAVVGASLAAGLSGPWLKGLFGGMQILVALKLYFSHPYFPPERSEKVPLRLLLLVGLCGGGFSAFFGVGGGVIAVPMMIMILHLPIHLAVGNSSALIVVSSLFGALSYVFYGWKLPGLPPFSLGYVNLLVMAIVTPFTVLFARLGVRVAGRISHDKLVNIFAGLLMLIGLRMLVRLL; this is encoded by the coding sequence ATGCACGTCTACTCCCTGCAAATCATCCTCCTTCTGACCCTTCTCGGCTCCCTGGCCGGATTTCTTGCCGGCCTCCTCGGCATCGGCGGCGGCATCATCCTCGTCCCCCTCTTTCTCTGGGTCTTTCCCCTCTGCGGCTTTTCTCCCGAAATCGTAGTCCATGCGGCCTTCGGCACCAGTCTGGCGATCATCATCCCCACCTCCGTCAGCAGCACCCTCGGCCACCGCAAACAGGGGAACGTCGACTGGCACCAGGTCATGCCCCTGGTGTCCGGAGGCCTCGTCGGGGCCGTCGTCGGAGCGAGCCTGGCTGCCGGACTCAGCGGACCCTGGCTCAAGGGACTCTTCGGCGGTATGCAGATTCTGGTCGCCCTTAAGCTCTATTTCTCCCATCCCTATTTCCCTCCCGAACGCAGCGAAAAAGTTCCCCTGCGACTTCTTCTCCTCGTCGGCCTTTGCGGCGGCGGCTTCTCGGCTTTTTTCGGCGTCGGCGGCGGCGTTATTGCCGTACCGATGATGATCATGATCCTCCATCTGCCGATCCACCTGGCGGTCGGCAACTCGAGCGCCCTGATCGTCGTCTCCTCTCTTTTCGGCGCTCTCTCCTATGTCTTTTACGGCTGGAAGCTCCCGGGCCTCCCGCCTTTCTCCCTCGGCTACGTCAACCTGCTGGTCATGGCGATCGTTACCCCCTTCACCGTCCTCTTTGCCCGGCTCGGGGTGCGTGTTGCCGGACGAATCTCCCATGATAAACTGGTCAATATCTTTGCCGGTCTCTTGATGTTAATCGGATTGCGAATGCTGGTGCGCCTCCTTTGA
- a CDS encoding TRAP transporter large permease, protein MIAVGLSLIILALLGAPLFAVIAASALFGFYQADVDLSVIAIEIYRIAEMPVLLAIPLFTFAGYLLSESRAPHRLVQLTRALLGWMPGGLAVISLAACAVFTAFTGASGVTIIALGALLYPALRESGYSDDFTLGLVTTSGSLGLLFAPSLPLILYGIVAQQTNIGQPVSIEELFAAGVLPGVLMVVLLGGYSLWMNRHNRIPLGSFSWIEVGGALRASVWEIPLPFVVLGGIYSGYFAVSEAAAVTALYVIVVEVLILREIPLRTLPRIMRQSMVLVGGILIILGVSLASTNYLIDAGVPGRLFELVRTHVSSQLTFLILLNIFLLILGALLDIFSALVLVVPLILPVAVSYGVDPVHLGIIFLANMQIGYLTPPVGLNLFIASYRFKKPISEIYRATWPFLLILLLSVLIITYWPDLSLMMIR, encoded by the coding sequence ATGATTGCCGTCGGCCTGTCGCTGATTATCCTGGCGTTGCTCGGCGCCCCGCTCTTTGCCGTCATTGCCGCCAGCGCTCTGTTCGGCTTTTATCAGGCCGATGTCGATCTTTCCGTGATTGCCATCGAGATCTACCGCATCGCCGAGATGCCCGTTCTTCTGGCCATTCCCCTTTTTACCTTTGCCGGCTACCTTCTCAGCGAAAGCCGCGCGCCTCACCGCCTGGTGCAGCTCACACGGGCCCTCCTCGGCTGGATGCCCGGCGGTCTGGCGGTGATCTCCCTGGCGGCCTGTGCGGTCTTTACCGCTTTTACCGGGGCCTCGGGGGTGACCATCATCGCCCTCGGCGCCCTTTTGTATCCGGCGCTGCGGGAGTCCGGCTATTCGGACGACTTTACTCTCGGGCTGGTGACCACCTCGGGGAGCCTCGGTCTTCTCTTTGCCCCTTCTCTGCCGCTGATTCTTTACGGAATCGTCGCCCAGCAGACCAACATCGGCCAGCCGGTGTCCATCGAGGAACTTTTTGCCGCCGGGGTTCTGCCGGGAGTCCTGATGGTGGTCCTCCTCGGCGGTTACAGCCTGTGGATGAACCGCCACAACCGGATTCCCCTCGGCAGTTTCTCCTGGATTGAAGTCGGAGGGGCCCTGCGGGCCTCGGTCTGGGAAATCCCCCTGCCGTTCGTCGTTCTCGGCGGGATTTACAGCGGGTATTTCGCCGTTTCCGAGGCCGCCGCCGTCACGGCCCTCTACGTGATCGTCGTCGAGGTGCTGATCCTGCGGGAAATCCCCCTGCGGACTCTTCCCAGGATTATGCGTCAGTCGATGGTTCTGGTCGGCGGGATACTCATCATTCTCGGCGTCTCCCTGGCCTCGACCAACTATCTCATCGATGCCGGCGTACCCGGGCGCCTCTTTGAACTGGTGCGCACCCATGTCTCCAGCCAGCTGACTTTTCTCATCCTCCTCAACATCTTTTTGCTGATTCTCGGCGCCCTTCTCGACATCTTCTCGGCCCTCGTCCTGGTCGTACCGCTGATTCTGCCGGTGGCCGTCTCCTACGGCGTGGATCCCGTCCATCTCGGGATCATCTTCCTCGCCAACATGCAGATCGGCTACCTGACCCCGCCGGTGGGACTCAACCTCTTCATCGCCAGTTACCGATTCAAAAAACCGATCTCCGAAATCTACCGGGCCACCTGGCCCTTTCTCCTTATTCTTCTGCTGAGCGTCCTGATCATCACCTACTGGCCCGATCTCTCCCTGATGATGATTCGCTAA
- a CDS encoding carbamate kinase, producing MKSADTRPILLVALGGNALIRRGETGTVEEQRANLRVPIRQIARLSRDYRILITHGNGPQVGNLLLQQEACTAVPKLPLEVLVAATQGELGYMIGSSLDGELAALGVHPVPMVVSLVTTVVVDGEDPAFAAPEKPVGPLYSAEEAASLPYPLAEVPGGRRRVVASPRPLTIVEKRQIRTLIDLGFIVICCGGGGIPVIRNGRGTRGVEAVIDKDLASACLAEEVGADILLIATDVPGAALDYGTEQELFLGTVTVKEARDALAQGHFPPGSMGPKVEAALLFLASGGKRALITAVDEIEMGLAGTAGTEISGG from the coding sequence ATGAAATCGGCTGACACCAGACCGATCCTCCTGGTCGCCCTCGGCGGCAACGCCCTGATCCGACGGGGGGAGACGGGGACCGTCGAAGAGCAGAGGGCCAACCTCCGGGTGCCGATCCGGCAGATCGCCCGGCTGAGCCGCGACTACCGGATCCTCATCACCCACGGCAACGGCCCCCAGGTGGGAAATCTCCTCCTGCAGCAGGAAGCCTGCACCGCGGTGCCGAAACTCCCCCTGGAGGTCCTGGTGGCGGCCACCCAGGGGGAGCTCGGCTACATGATTGGATCGTCCCTTGACGGCGAACTGGCGGCCCTTGGCGTACATCCGGTGCCGATGGTGGTGAGTCTGGTCACCACCGTGGTGGTCGACGGGGAGGATCCGGCCTTCGCCGCGCCGGAAAAGCCCGTCGGCCCTCTCTACTCAGCGGAAGAAGCGGCATCCCTCCCCTACCCCCTGGCCGAAGTTCCCGGCGGCCGGCGACGGGTGGTCGCCTCGCCCCGACCGCTGACGATTGTCGAAAAGCGGCAAATCCGTACGCTGATCGATCTCGGCTTCATCGTTATCTGCTGCGGCGGCGGCGGAATACCGGTGATCCGCAACGGTCGGGGGACTCGCGGGGTGGAGGCGGTCATCGACAAGGACCTGGCCAGCGCCTGCCTGGCCGAAGAGGTCGGCGCCGACATCCTCCTCATCGCCACCGACGTCCCCGGGGCGGCCCTCGACTACGGCACGGAACAGGAGCTGTTTCTCGGCACCGTCACCGTGAAGGAGGCCAGGGACGCCCTCGCTCAAGGCCACTTCCCCCCGGGATCCATGGGACCCAAGGTCGAGGCGGCGCTCCTCTTTCTCGCCAGCGGCGGCAAGCGGGCGCTGATCACGGCGGTGGACGAGATCGAAATGGGGCTGGCCGGAACTGCCGGGACCGAAATCAGCGGCGGTTGA
- the dctP gene encoding TRAP transporter substrate-binding protein DctP has protein sequence MLKRLVFLTLAILLAGFAPIAAEAAVLKIATIAPEGSQWMQEMRKGADEIKTRTAGRVTVKFYGGGVMGNEKSVLRKIRIGQLHGGAFTGGGLIEVYPDISLYSLPMVFRSLDELDYVRSRMDKTLEQGLEGAGFVSFGFAEGGFALIMANKPVRSLDDLRGKKIWVPEGDSNTYAIMEGLGLSPVTLPITDVLTGLQTGLIDIIGTSPIGAIAFQWHTKVQYISTAPLAYLFATLVVDRKVFDKLSVEDQAVVREVMEGIYRQLDTQNRRDNEKASVALGTQGLEFVEFNPGEVEKMRSNVTETVLALGSKGAFSLPLYQEMRRLIEAYHSQPRSGAGGVRP, from the coding sequence ATGTTGAAAAGACTCGTTTTTCTGACCCTTGCCATCCTCCTTGCCGGTTTCGCCCCCATAGCCGCCGAGGCGGCCGTTCTGAAAATCGCCACCATCGCCCCTGAAGGGTCCCAGTGGATGCAAGAAATGCGCAAGGGGGCCGATGAAATCAAGACCCGCACCGCCGGCCGGGTGACGGTCAAGTTCTACGGCGGCGGGGTGATGGGGAACGAGAAGAGCGTTCTGCGCAAAATCCGTATCGGCCAGCTCCACGGCGGCGCCTTCACGGGTGGCGGTCTCATCGAGGTTTATCCCGACATCAGCCTCTACAGCCTGCCGATGGTCTTCCGTTCCCTCGACGAGCTTGACTATGTCCGATCGCGTATGGACAAGACCCTTGAGCAGGGGCTCGAAGGGGCCGGTTTCGTCAGCTTCGGTTTCGCCGAAGGGGGGTTCGCCCTGATCATGGCCAATAAGCCGGTGCGCAGTCTCGACGATCTCAGAGGGAAGAAAATATGGGTTCCCGAAGGGGATTCCAATACTTACGCCATCATGGAAGGGCTCGGTCTTTCCCCCGTGACTCTCCCCATCACCGATGTCCTGACGGGGCTGCAGACCGGTCTCATCGACATTATCGGCACCTCGCCCATCGGCGCCATTGCCTTTCAGTGGCATACCAAGGTCCAATACATTTCCACCGCCCCTCTGGCCTATCTCTTTGCCACCCTGGTGGTCGACCGCAAAGTCTTTGATAAACTCTCCGTCGAAGACCAGGCTGTGGTGCGGGAAGTCATGGAAGGAATCTACCGTCAACTCGACACCCAGAACCGCAGGGACAACGAAAAGGCCAGCGTCGCTCTCGGCACACAGGGCCTGGAATTCGTTGAATTCAATCCCGGCGAGGTGGAAAAAATGCGCTCCAACGTCACCGAAACCGTCCTCGCCCTCGGCAGCAAGGGGGCCTTCTCCCTCCCTCTCTACCAGGAAATGCGCCGGCTCATCGAGGCCTACCATAGCCAACCCCGGAGTGGTGCCGGAGGCGTTCGTCCATGA
- a CDS encoding MTH1187 family thiamine-binding protein gives MAVVEVSITPLGAGIGVSRFVAGALRRLKESGLHYQLTPMGTVIEGDLDEILRVVRLMHESPFNEGAQRVSTQIKIDDRRDVETHTLASKVRSVEEKL, from the coding sequence ATGGCCGTTGTGGAAGTCAGCATCACCCCTCTCGGTGCCGGAATCGGAGTCTCCCGTTTCGTGGCCGGAGCCCTGCGTCGTCTCAAGGAGTCGGGTCTGCACTATCAGCTGACCCCCATGGGGACGGTGATCGAAGGGGATCTCGACGAAATTCTGCGGGTGGTGCGCCTCATGCACGAATCCCCCTTTAACGAGGGTGCCCAGCGGGTCTCCACCCAAATCAAGATCGACGATCGCCGGGATGTCGAGACGCACACCCTGGCCTCCAAGGTTCGTTCCGTCGAGGAGAAGCTCTAG
- a CDS encoding TRAP transporter TatT component family protein, whose translation MATGRRISGLLVLVTFLMVGSGCVGNIGSNLSSAILNHPDPETVKESIPSYLLLIDSFIADAPRDRVLLETGANLYAIYASAFVEDEGRAALLAEIARGYGERALCRAARAACGLSQRPFEEYSRRLEDLDEGAVPALFSYTTTWLVWIKTHSSDWLALSDLPKVEAALERIVELDEGYRHGSAHLYLGVLKSLRPPSLGGHPEDGRRHFERALALSWGRDLGFRVEFARSYARLVYDRELHDRLLNEVMAADPVAPDLTLLNTLAKRQARLLLDSAEDYF comes from the coding sequence ATGGCGACAGGCAGACGGATTTCCGGACTCTTGGTTCTGGTAACCTTCCTCATGGTGGGGAGTGGCTGTGTCGGCAACATCGGTAGCAACCTCTCTTCGGCCATTTTGAATCATCCCGACCCGGAGACCGTAAAGGAAAGCATCCCGTCCTACCTCCTCCTCATCGACAGTTTCATCGCCGATGCCCCCAGGGACAGGGTTCTTCTGGAGACCGGCGCCAATCTCTATGCGATTTACGCCTCGGCCTTCGTCGAAGACGAGGGTCGGGCAGCGCTCCTTGCCGAGATCGCCCGGGGATACGGAGAAAGGGCGCTGTGTCGTGCGGCTCGGGCGGCCTGCGGCCTGTCGCAGCGACCCTTTGAAGAGTATTCGCGCCGACTTGAGGATCTCGACGAAGGCGCGGTTCCGGCGCTCTTCTCCTATACGACCACCTGGCTGGTTTGGATCAAGACGCACAGCAGCGACTGGCTGGCCCTGTCCGACCTCCCCAAGGTCGAAGCCGCCCTGGAACGGATCGTCGAGCTCGACGAGGGGTACCGTCACGGCAGCGCCCACCTTTATCTCGGCGTTCTCAAGTCCCTTCGCCCCCCCTCCCTCGGCGGCCATCCCGAGGATGGGCGTCGTCACTTTGAACGGGCTCTGGCCCTCTCCTGGGGCCGCGATCTCGGCTTCAGGGTGGAATTCGCCCGCAGCTATGCCCGCCTGGTGTATGATCGTGAACTCCATGACCGGCTTTTAAACGAAGTCATGGCGGCCGATCCCGTGGCCCCGGATTTGACCCTCCTCAATACCCTGGCCAAGCGTCAGGCCCGGTTACTGCTGGACTCGGCAGAAGACTATTTCTAG
- a CDS encoding HAD family hydrolase, which translates to MLSAVIFDFDGVIVDSEPLHYRAFMEVLAPHGIACSWDEYREHYMGFDDRDGFRAFFALAGQGLEASLLGELMAAKATAFQTIVADGVVPYPGVLELIDALAKTTPLALCSGALRSDILPVLEKFNFEGVFQVIVTADDVAVSKPDPASYRLAVESLAQILPDLGVSPGTVLAIEDTPAGIASARGAGLAVLGVTNNYPAGQLVRQGCLLVLDSLEGVTPAGLEALFPDP; encoded by the coding sequence ATGCTTTCCGCCGTGATCTTCGATTTCGACGGTGTGATCGTCGATAGCGAACCGTTGCACTACCGCGCCTTCATGGAGGTGCTGGCTCCCCACGGCATCGCCTGCAGCTGGGACGAATACCGGGAGCACTACATGGGTTTTGACGACCGGGACGGGTTTCGGGCGTTCTTCGCTCTCGCCGGACAGGGCCTCGAAGCTTCTTTGCTCGGAGAGTTGATGGCCGCCAAGGCGACCGCCTTCCAGACCATCGTCGCCGACGGGGTGGTCCCCTATCCCGGGGTCCTTGAACTCATCGATGCCCTGGCCAAGACGACCCCTCTGGCCTTGTGCAGCGGCGCCCTGCGCAGCGATATATTGCCGGTCCTTGAAAAATTCAATTTTGAAGGGGTCTTTCAGGTGATCGTCACCGCAGACGACGTGGCGGTCAGCAAGCCCGATCCGGCCAGCTACCGTCTCGCCGTGGAGAGCCTGGCCCAAATCCTCCCGGACCTGGGGGTCTCGCCGGGAACGGTTCTGGCCATCGAAGATACTCCGGCGGGGATCGCCTCGGCCCGCGGCGCCGGTCTCGCCGTTCTCGGGGTGACCAACAACTACCCCGCCGGGCAGCTGGTCCGACAGGGGTGTCTTCTGGTTCTCGACTCCCTCGAGGGGGTGACCCCGGCAGGACTCGAGGCCCTGTTCCCTGATCCCTGA
- the amrB gene encoding AmmeMemoRadiSam system protein B, translating to MQRQPAVAGQFYPGDARTLRQTVLELLSPPAKVMTAAGIVSPHAGYRYSGGIAGETFARIRVPEKVVVLGPNHQGIGHRAAVYPRGSWLSPLGETPVDEVLAARILQACPVLAADTVAHSREHSLEVQLPFILMRSPGATIVPICLGSLSLEELLALGEGLGKALLETPEEVLIVASSDMTHYEEAETARTKDMRAIARILDLDAEGLFRTVRDGAITMCGVLPTVVMLVAVRSLGALRGELVRYGNSGEVSGDHDAVVGYAGVVVPIPER from the coding sequence ATGCAACGCCAACCCGCCGTCGCCGGCCAGTTCTATCCGGGGGACGCCCGGACCCTGAGGCAGACCGTCCTCGAACTCCTTTCTCCGCCGGCAAAGGTGATGACCGCTGCCGGAATCGTCTCCCCCCATGCCGGCTATCGCTATTCCGGCGGCATCGCCGGCGAGACCTTTGCCAGGATTCGCGTCCCGGAAAAGGTCGTCGTTCTCGGCCCCAACCATCAGGGGATAGGGCATCGGGCCGCGGTCTATCCTCGCGGCAGCTGGCTGAGCCCGCTGGGCGAAACCCCGGTCGACGAAGTTCTGGCCGCGCGGATTCTCCAGGCCTGCCCGGTCCTGGCTGCCGATACCGTCGCGCACTCCCGGGAACATTCCCTCGAAGTCCAGCTCCCCTTCATCCTGATGCGCTCTCCCGGGGCGACGATCGTTCCGATCTGCCTGGGGTCCCTCTCCCTCGAAGAACTCCTCGCCCTCGGCGAGGGGCTCGGTAAGGCGCTGCTGGAGACGCCTGAGGAGGTCCTGATCGTCGCCAGTTCCGACATGACGCACTACGAAGAAGCGGAGACGGCCCGCACCAAGGATATGCGGGCCATTGCCCGGATTCTCGACCTCGATGCCGAGGGGCTCTTCAGGACGGTACGGGACGGCGCCATCACCATGTGCGGCGTGCTGCCGACGGTGGTGATGCTTGTTGCCGTCCGCAGCCTCGGCGCCCTTCGAGGGGAACTGGTGCGCTACGGAAACTCCGGCGAGGTGAGCGGCGATCACGACGCGGTCGTCGGCTACGCCGGGGTGGTGGTCCCGATCCCGGAGCGCTGA
- a CDS encoding cyclic 2,3-diphosphoglycerate synthase has product MGETVLIMGAAGRDFHNFNTCFRDDPHYRVVAFTAAQIPGIAGRFYPPELAGRLYPRGIPIHPEERLVALIREEKVNVVAFAYSDIPHIEVMHRASRVLALGADFLLLGGHRTLLPSIRPVVAICGVRTGCGKSPTTREVVRILQAMGIKSVVVRHPMPYGDLRLQRLQRFATAADLDDQKCTIEEREEYEPLLAMGVVVYAGIDYRAILDEAETEAEVIVWDGGNNDLPFFAPDIHIVLCDPHRTGDELTYYPGESNLLSADIVIIPKVDSAPAAEVARLERTVAATNPEALLVLAELPLAVSCSESIRGKRVLAIEDGPTLTHGGMSFGAATLAARRWGAAIIVDPRPFAVGSLAETFRTYPHLVGILPAMGYSPRQLADLEKTIAGIDCDLILSATPIRLGHLIRVRQPLLEVSYRYRDHRSPTLENLLRPRLKGLLPGKFL; this is encoded by the coding sequence ATGGGCGAAACGGTCCTTATCATGGGAGCCGCCGGACGGGACTTCCATAACTTCAACACCTGTTTCCGCGACGACCCCCATTACCGGGTCGTCGCCTTCACCGCCGCGCAGATCCCCGGGATTGCCGGGCGCTTCTACCCGCCGGAGCTTGCCGGCAGGCTCTACCCCCGGGGGATTCCCATCCACCCCGAAGAGCGCCTCGTTGCACTGATCCGGGAGGAGAAGGTCAACGTCGTGGCCTTTGCCTACAGCGACATCCCCCACATCGAAGTGATGCACCGGGCCTCGCGGGTTCTCGCCCTGGGAGCCGATTTCCTCCTGCTCGGCGGTCACCGCACCCTTCTCCCCTCCATTCGCCCGGTGGTGGCGATCTGCGGAGTGCGGACCGGTTGCGGCAAGTCTCCCACCACCCGCGAGGTCGTCCGCATCCTGCAGGCCATGGGAATCAAGTCGGTGGTGGTACGTCACCCCATGCCCTACGGCGATCTCCGTCTGCAGCGCCTGCAGCGCTTTGCCACCGCCGCCGACCTTGACGACCAGAAGTGCACCATCGAGGAGCGGGAGGAGTATGAACCCCTCCTGGCGATGGGGGTCGTCGTCTATGCCGGAATCGACTACCGGGCGATTCTCGATGAGGCCGAAACCGAGGCCGAGGTCATCGTCTGGGACGGCGGGAACAACGACCTGCCCTTTTTCGCTCCCGACATCCATATCGTTCTTTGCGACCCCCATCGGACCGGGGACGAGCTCACCTACTACCCCGGGGAAAGCAACCTCCTCTCCGCCGACATCGTGATCATCCCCAAGGTCGACTCGGCGCCGGCCGCGGAAGTGGCGAGACTGGAAAGAACGGTTGCCGCCACCAATCCCGAAGCACTCCTCGTCCTGGCCGAACTCCCCCTCGCCGTCTCCTGCTCCGAATCGATCCGAGGCAAACGGGTTCTGGCGATCGAGGACGGCCCGACACTGACCCACGGGGGCATGTCCTTCGGCGCCGCCACCCTCGCCGCCCGGCGGTGGGGCGCGGCGATCATCGTCGATCCCCGCCCCTTCGCCGTGGGAAGCCTGGCCGAGACCTTCCGGACCTATCCTCATCTCGTCGGGATTCTTCCGGCCATGGGCTACTCCCCCCGGCAACTGGCGGATCTGGAAAAGACCATCGCCGGAATCGACTGCGACCTCATCCTCTCGGCGACCCCGATCCGCCTCGGGCACCTCATCCGGGTGCGCCAGCCGCTCCTCGAGGTCAGCTACCGCTATCGGGATCACCGCTCGCCGACCCTGGAGAACCTCCTGCGCCCTCGCTTGAAGGGTCTGTTGCCGGGGAAGTTCCTATGA
- the gltX gene encoding glutamate--tRNA ligase encodes MSKLRVRFAPSPTGYLHVGGARTALFNYLLARKEHGTFILRIEDTDVARSTQESVDAILRAMEWLGLSYDEGPFYQSERFDLYRGKIETLLAEGKAYRCYCTVEELDARREAAMKSGGKPRYDGTCRDRTDHPEGAPFVVRFKSPLEGETTFVDRIKGPITFANDELDDLIIQRSDGTPTYNFVVVVDDAEMGLTLVIRGDDHINNTPRQIVMYQGLDYSVPEFAHVPMILGADKTRLSKRHGATSVMAYREMGYLPEAMVNYLVRLGWSHGDQEIFSMEELIEKFSLDHVGRAAGVFNPEKLLWLNAHYIKTGDPVRLGELLKEYLGNIAVDTKGGPEITAVVKTLQERARTMVEMAEGAAFYFKKEVDYDPEAVAKFLTSDKKPIFESLIAGLASCGEWNHDGIAAVFAAVMEENGLKLGKIGPSVRVALVGGTSSPGIYEVLEVLGQAESLRRLRLALPKLA; translated from the coding sequence ATGTCCAAACTGCGCGTCCGCTTCGCTCCCAGCCCCACCGGGTATCTGCACGTCGGCGGCGCCCGCACGGCGCTCTTCAATTACCTGCTGGCCCGCAAGGAACACGGGACTTTCATCCTGCGCATCGAGGACACAGACGTCGCCCGCTCCACCCAGGAGTCCGTCGACGCCATCCTCCGGGCCATGGAGTGGCTCGGGCTCTCCTACGACGAAGGCCCTTTCTATCAGTCGGAGCGCTTCGACCTCTACCGCGGTAAGATCGAAACCCTGTTGGCCGAAGGGAAGGCCTATCGCTGCTACTGCACCGTCGAAGAACTCGATGCCCGGAGGGAAGCGGCGATGAAAAGCGGCGGTAAGCCGCGTTACGACGGCACCTGCCGCGACCGCACAGACCATCCCGAAGGGGCTCCCTTCGTCGTCCGTTTCAAGAGCCCCCTGGAGGGAGAGACGACCTTCGTCGACCGCATCAAGGGTCCGATCACCTTTGCCAACGACGAACTCGACGACCTGATCATCCAGCGCAGCGACGGCACCCCGACCTACAACTTCGTCGTCGTAGTCGACGACGCCGAAATGGGGCTGACCCTGGTGATCCGCGGCGACGACCACATCAACAACACGCCGCGTCAGATCGTCATGTATCAGGGACTCGATTATTCCGTCCCCGAATTCGCCCATGTGCCGATGATTCTCGGCGCCGACAAGACTCGGCTCTCCAAACGGCACGGCGCCACCTCGGTCATGGCCTACCGCGAGATGGGGTACCTCCCCGAGGCGATGGTCAACTACCTGGTGCGCCTCGGCTGGTCCCACGGCGACCAGGAGATCTTCTCCATGGAGGAGTTGATTGAAAAATTTTCCCTCGACCACGTCGGTCGCGCCGCCGGAGTCTTCAATCCCGAAAAGCTCCTGTGGCTCAACGCCCACTACATCAAGACCGGTGACCCGGTGCGCCTCGGCGAACTTCTCAAGGAATATCTCGGCAACATCGCCGTCGATACGAAGGGGGGTCCAGAGATCACCGCCGTGGTCAAAACGCTGCAGGAGCGAGCCCGCACGATGGTCGAAATGGCCGAGGGAGCGGCCTTCTATTTCAAGAAGGAGGTCGACTATGACCCTGAGGCCGTCGCCAAATTTCTTACTTCCGACAAAAAGCCGATATTCGAATCCCTGATCGCCGGTCTGGCTTCATGCGGCGAATGGAACCACGACGGCATCGCCGCCGTCTTTGCCGCGGTGATGGAAGAAAACGGTCTCAAACTCGGCAAGATCGGGCCCTCCGTCCGCGTCGCCCTGGTCGGCGGCACCAGCAGTCCCGGCATCTACGAAGTTCTCGAAGTTCTCGGTCAGGCGGAGAGCCTTCGGCGGTTGCGTCTGGCCCTGCCGAAGCTGGCGTAA
- a CDS encoding TRAP transporter small permease — MIEPQRLFRRLRRVGTLAEDALLIVMLTVMIGLAALQIFLRNILDTGFVWADELLRIQVLWIALLGAVAASRDDNHVNIDLLTRFLPGRWQPATKVIVDLFTAVVCALVAWQAARFVQMEHAYDSTVLGNFPAWIVQSILPVGFAIVAYRYFLFFCKNLGKLLKGVAAP, encoded by the coding sequence ATGATTGAGCCGCAGCGGTTGTTTCGCAGACTGCGCCGCGTCGGAACCCTGGCCGAGGATGCCCTCCTCATCGTTATGCTGACGGTGATGATCGGTCTGGCCGCCCTGCAGATTTTTCTGCGCAACATCTTGGACACCGGCTTTGTCTGGGCCGACGAACTGCTGCGAATCCAGGTCCTGTGGATTGCCCTCCTCGGCGCCGTCGCCGCCAGCCGCGACGACAACCATGTCAATATCGATCTTCTGACCCGTTTCCTTCCCGGGCGCTGGCAACCGGCAACCAAGGTGATCGTCGATCTCTTTACCGCCGTCGTCTGCGCCCTGGTCGCCTGGCAGGCCGCACGTTTCGTGCAGATGGAGCATGCCTACGACTCCACGGTTCTCGGCAACTTCCCCGCCTGGATCGTGCAGTCGATTCTCCCCGTCGGATTTGCAATCGTCGCCTACCGTTATTTTCTCTTCTTCTGCAAAAACCTCGGAAAACTGCTCAAGGGAGTTGCCGCGCCATGA